A window from Sinorhizobium fredii encodes these proteins:
- the ndvB gene encoding cyclic beta-(1,2)-glucan synthase: MTVSRNAPAPPGSSGPQPLRQINENRAHQPRLEQESIPMLQQTTSSNTPREPEAKQIDYNDSIRSTYFSIDDLRACGAELALNGVSSLPGFFPFEFRTRHRENEKEIFRVYRATAADVEAGASITPAAEWLLDNHHVVEEAIQEVRRDFPRKFYRQLPTLSVSGTTIPRTMALAWLFVAHTHSTVSRETVTAMVEGFQEHETLKIGELWALPSILRFVLIENLRRIAIRVERSRGMRRKANEVADQIIRLGDPDRCRALLADSEALAADNTFIAQLLYRMRDGSQTSGAVIAWIEERLERRGTDVEEALVAEQNRLSSGNATMSNIIRGLREIDDTDWAVWFESVSKIDATLREGSDYSALDFGSRNKYRDTIEKLARRSGYSEHEVTETAIEMVEEAKAAAAVEAPLHEPNVGAFLVGKRRKDLERRIGYSPSVLQRMIRLVRKLDWFAIAGPNILLTILAMIAVYAFVSPMDIPSGAKLIMLLLFALPASEGAMGLFNTLVTLFVRPSRLVGYEFLDGIPEDARTLVVVPCLIAKRDHVDELVRNLEVHYLANPRGEIYFALLSDWADSKFEETPADSDVLEYAKREVAALSARYAYDGRTRFFLLHRRRLYNEAEGAWMGWERKRGKLHELNLLLRGDRDTSFLQGANTVPEGVQYVMTLDSDTRLMRDAVTKLVGKLYHPINRPVVDPHGQKVVAGYSLLQPRVTPSLTTGSEASAFQRIYSINRGIDPYIFTVSDVYQDITDEGSFTGKGLYHVDAFEAALKGRIEENAVLSHDLLEGSYARCALVTDIELVEDFPTRYEVEMSRQHRWARGDWQLLPYIFSVANGLSMLGRWKMYDNLRRSLIPVAWLAASVMGWYYMEPADALIWQIVLIFSLFVAPTLSLINGIMPRRNDIVARAHIHTVLSDIRAANAQVALRIVFIAHNAAMMADAIVRSLYRTFVSRKLMLEWRTAAQVQSAGHGSIGDYFRAMWTAPALSLVSLALAAISDTGLPFIGIPFALVWAASPAVAWFVSQSAETEDQLVVSDEAIDEMRKIARRTWRYFETFVTAEQNFLPPDNFQETPQPVLAERTSPTNIGVYLLSVMSARSFGWIGFEETITRLEQTIATIDRMPKYRGHLFNWYRTRGLETMEPRYISSVDSGNLAGHLISVSSMCREWAEAPSAHVQGNLDGIGDVAAILAEVLAELPDDRKTVRPLRKLIEERIAGFQNALAAVKREHEFASIRVINLAVLARDMHKLTLNLDHEVRSAQSGEVAKWAGSLVATCEAHIADGVFDLGAIDSLRQRLLVLKDRARDIAFSMDFSFLFRPERRLLSIGYRVNANELDEACYDLLASEARLTSLFAIAKGDLPTEHWYKLGRPIVPIGARGALVSWSGSMFEYLMPPLVMQERQGGILNQTNNLVVQEQINHGRRLGTPWGISEAAFNARDHELTYQYTNFGVPTLGLKRGLGQNAVIAPYASILACMYDPKSALANLARLREVGALGAYGYHDAVDFTPTRVPEGQKCAVVRNYYAHHHGMSIAAVANVVFNGQLREWFHADPVIEAAELLLQEKAPRDIPVMAAKREPESLGKGQADLLRPEVRVIEDPLSQDRETVFLSNGHYSIMLTANGAGYARWNGQAVTRWKPDPVEDRTGTFIFLRDTVSSEWWSATAEPRRIEGEKTLTRFGDDKAEFVKTVGDLTSEVECIVATEHDAEGRRVILLNTGTEDRFIEVTSYAEPVLAYEDADSAHPAFSKMFIRTEISRQGDVIRVSRNKRGPGDPDIEVAHLITDNAGSERHTQAETDRRRFLGQGRTLSEAAAFDPGVSLSGTDGYTLDPIMALRRVVRVPAGKKVSVIFWTIAAPDREAVDRAIDRYRHPETFNHELIHAWTRSQVQMRHVGISSKEAASFQMLGRYLVYPDMHLRADSASVKSGLASQAALWPLAISGDFPIFCLRINDDGDLNIAREALRAQEYLRARGITADLVVINERASSYAQDLQHTLDSMCENLRLRGLSDGPRQHIFAVRRDLMEPETWSTLISASRAVFHARNGTITDQIARAAALYAKPAEEAKERPQMLLPVNQDGAGGREATVSGEDLEFWNGFGGFADDGREYVVRLRGGEATPHPWINVMSNEGFGFHVSAEGASFSWSRNSRDYQLTPWTNDAVVNRPGEAIFIRDMSSGSVLTPYASLSRRKSAIFEARHGLGYSLFRSKQDELEIEAAHTVHRSLPAKLVRLSIVNRGSVTRKLRIYGYAEWVLGNNRSRTAPFVLSEWQAASKALLATNPYSIDYAGRTAFFAIDGAPASYTASRREFLGRSGAILAAQAVLSGAELSGAMEVDGDPCAALATDLTIEPGAERQITFFLGDADSKDQVDGILQELRVGSFDGTLEASKAFWSEFTGVVKVKTPDRAFNHMVNHWLPYQSLGCRIMARSAFYQASGAFGFRDQLQDTLAFLTHRPELARAQVLNAASRQFVEGDVQHWWLPGSGAGVRTMISDDVVWLAYAVAHYCTVTGTKDILDEKLPFIVGPALEEGQHDSFYTPEIADEVADIYEHCARALDLAIKRTGANGLPLILGGDWNDGMNRVGEAGEGTSVWLGWFLAGALRAFLPHARERKDEARIARWETHLDIVKRALDEAGWDGDYYRRGYYDDGTPLGSAENNECRIDSIAQSWSTLSGEGDAERSRRAMDAVLAELVDPEKRIVRLFTPPLEKTKQDPGYIKSYPPGVRENGGQYTHAATWVVLAFATQGRPEEAWRAFQMLNPISHARSREDAEHYRVEPYVVAADIYGEGPIAGRGGWTWYTGSAGWLYRAGLEGILGIRQRGDRLAIQPVLPEQWDGYSADVRLNGATHRISVSRDKKTGGVIVSVNNSVTKNAHEGILL; this comes from the coding sequence ATGACCGTGTCTAGAAACGCGCCGGCGCCGCCTGGATCTTCCGGGCCGCAGCCACTTCGGCAGATCAACGAGAACCGGGCCCATCAACCCCGGTTGGAACAAGAATCCATACCCATGCTGCAACAAACGACGTCGTCCAACACACCGCGCGAACCGGAAGCGAAGCAAATCGATTACAACGATTCGATCCGTTCGACCTATTTCTCGATCGACGACCTCAGGGCATGCGGGGCCGAGCTTGCGTTGAACGGCGTTTCCTCCCTGCCGGGGTTCTTTCCCTTCGAGTTCCGCACCAGGCATCGGGAGAACGAAAAGGAAATCTTCCGCGTCTACCGGGCGACGGCGGCCGATGTCGAAGCCGGGGCCTCGATCACTCCGGCGGCCGAGTGGCTGCTCGACAACCACCACGTCGTCGAGGAAGCGATCCAGGAGGTCCGGCGCGACTTTCCGCGAAAATTCTACCGCCAATTGCCGACGCTGTCGGTCTCCGGAACGACCATACCGCGCACCATGGCTCTTGCCTGGCTCTTTGTGGCCCACACGCACAGCACAGTTTCGCGGGAGACCGTCACCGCGATGGTGGAAGGCTTCCAGGAGCATGAGACCTTAAAGATCGGCGAGTTGTGGGCACTGCCGTCGATCCTTCGCTTCGTGCTCATCGAAAACCTCAGACGCATCGCGATCCGCGTCGAACGCTCACGCGGCATGCGGCGGAAGGCGAACGAGGTGGCCGACCAGATCATCCGCCTCGGCGATCCGGATCGATGCCGGGCGCTGCTGGCGGACTCGGAAGCGCTCGCCGCCGACAATACCTTCATCGCCCAGCTTCTCTACCGCATGCGCGACGGGTCGCAGACCTCCGGCGCGGTCATCGCCTGGATCGAGGAGCGGCTGGAGCGCCGCGGCACCGACGTCGAGGAGGCGCTGGTTGCCGAGCAGAACCGCCTGTCGTCCGGCAATGCGACGATGAGCAACATCATTCGCGGCCTGCGCGAAATCGACGACACCGACTGGGCCGTCTGGTTCGAGAGCGTCAGCAAGATCGACGCGACGCTGCGCGAAGGCTCCGACTATTCGGCGCTCGATTTCGGCTCGCGCAACAAGTATCGCGACACGATCGAAAAGCTCGCCCGCCGGTCCGGCTACAGCGAGCACGAGGTCACCGAAACCGCGATCGAGATGGTCGAGGAGGCGAAGGCCGCCGCCGCCGTCGAGGCTCCGCTGCATGAGCCGAATGTCGGCGCTTTCCTAGTCGGCAAACGCCGCAAGGATCTGGAGAGGCGGATCGGCTATTCGCCGTCGGTGCTGCAGCGGATGATCCGCCTGGTGCGCAAGCTGGACTGGTTTGCGATCGCCGGGCCGAACATCCTCCTGACCATCCTGGCGATGATCGCCGTCTATGCCTTCGTCAGCCCGATGGACATTCCGAGCGGCGCCAAGCTGATCATGCTGCTGCTTTTCGCGCTCCCGGCCTCCGAGGGCGCGATGGGCCTGTTCAACACGCTCGTCACGCTCTTTGTCAGGCCGTCGCGGCTCGTCGGCTACGAATTTCTCGACGGCATACCCGAGGATGCCCGCACGCTGGTCGTGGTGCCGTGCCTGATCGCCAAGCGCGACCACGTCGACGAACTGGTGCGCAATCTCGAGGTCCACTATCTCGCCAACCCGCGCGGCGAGATCTATTTCGCGCTCTTGAGCGACTGGGCAGACAGCAAATTCGAGGAGACGCCCGCCGATTCGGATGTGCTCGAATATGCGAAGCGCGAGGTGGCGGCGCTCTCGGCCCGCTACGCCTATGACGGCAGGACCCGCTTCTTCCTGCTGCACCGCCGCCGGCTCTACAACGAGGCCGAAGGCGCCTGGATGGGCTGGGAGCGCAAGCGCGGCAAGCTGCACGAGCTCAACCTGCTGCTGCGCGGCGATCGCGACACCTCGTTCCTCCAGGGCGCCAACACCGTGCCGGAGGGCGTGCAATATGTCATGACGCTTGATTCCGACACGCGCCTGATGCGCGACGCGGTGACGAAGCTGGTCGGCAAGCTTTACCACCCGATCAACCGGCCGGTCGTGGATCCCCATGGCCAGAAGGTCGTCGCCGGCTACAGCCTGCTGCAGCCGCGCGTGACGCCGTCGCTGACGACGGGCAGCGAGGCCTCGGCCTTCCAGCGCATCTACTCGATCAACCGCGGCATCGATCCCTATATCTTCACCGTCTCCGACGTCTACCAGGACATCACCGATGAAGGCAGCTTCACCGGCAAGGGCCTCTACCACGTTGATGCCTTCGAAGCTGCGCTCAAGGGGCGCATCGAAGAAAATGCGGTGCTCAGCCACGACCTGCTCGAGGGCTCCTATGCGCGCTGCGCGCTGGTCACCGACATCGAGCTCGTGGAGGACTTTCCGACCCGCTACGAGGTGGAAATGTCGCGCCAGCACCGCTGGGCGCGCGGCGACTGGCAGCTCCTGCCTTACATCTTCAGCGTGGCGAACGGCCTCTCCATGCTCGGCCGCTGGAAGATGTACGACAACCTGCGCCGTTCGCTGATCCCCGTCGCCTGGCTCGCGGCCTCCGTCATGGGTTGGTACTACATGGAGCCGGCGGATGCGCTGATCTGGCAGATCGTGCTGATCTTCAGCCTGTTCGTCGCCCCGACGTTGTCGCTCATCAACGGCATCATGCCGCGCCGCAACGATATCGTCGCCCGCGCGCATATCCACACGGTGCTTTCCGACATCCGTGCCGCCAATGCCCAGGTCGCCCTGCGCATCGTCTTCATCGCCCACAATGCGGCGATGATGGCGGACGCGATCGTCCGCTCGCTCTACCGCACCTTCGTCAGCCGCAAGCTGATGCTCGAGTGGCGCACGGCCGCGCAGGTCCAGAGCGCCGGCCATGGCTCGATCGGCGACTATTTCCGCGCCATGTGGACGGCGCCGGCTCTCTCCCTCGTCTCGCTAGCGCTCGCCGCCATCTCCGACACCGGGCTGCCCTTCATCGGCATTCCCTTTGCCCTCGTCTGGGCGGCGTCGCCGGCGGTCGCATGGTTCGTCAGCCAGTCGGCGGAAACCGAAGACCAGCTCGTCGTCTCCGACGAGGCGATCGACGAGATGCGCAAGATCGCCAGGCGCACCTGGCGCTATTTCGAGACCTTCGTCACCGCCGAGCAGAACTTCCTGCCGCCGGACAATTTCCAGGAAACGCCGCAACCGGTGCTGGCGGAACGCACCTCGCCCACGAATATCGGCGTCTATCTTCTCTCGGTAATGTCGGCGCGCTCCTTCGGCTGGATCGGCTTCGAGGAGACGATCACCCGGCTCGAGCAGACCATTGCGACGATCGATCGCATGCCCAAATACCGCGGCCATCTGTTCAACTGGTACCGCACGCGGGGCCTCGAAACGATGGAGCCGCGCTATATCTCGTCGGTCGACAGCGGCAATCTCGCCGGTCACCTGATCTCGGTCTCGTCCATGTGCCGGGAATGGGCCGAGGCGCCCTCCGCCCATGTCCAGGGCAATCTCGACGGCATCGGCGACGTAGCGGCGATCCTTGCCGAGGTTCTGGCCGAATTGCCGGACGACCGCAAGACTGTCCGGCCCCTCAGGAAGCTGATCGAAGAGCGTATCGCCGGCTTTCAGAACGCGCTTGCCGCGGTCAAGCGGGAGCACGAATTCGCGTCGATCCGGGTCATCAACCTGGCGGTGCTTGCCCGCGACATGCACAAGCTGACCCTCAATCTCGACCACGAGGTCCGCAGCGCCCAGAGCGGCGAAGTGGCGAAGTGGGCGGGCTCGCTGGTGGCGACCTGCGAGGCGCACATCGCCGACGGCGTCTTCGATCTGGGTGCGATCGATTCGCTGCGCCAGCGCCTGCTGGTGCTGAAGGACCGGGCCCGCGACATCGCCTTCTCGATGGATTTCAGCTTCCTGTTCCGGCCGGAGCGGCGGCTGCTGTCGATCGGCTACCGGGTGAACGCCAACGAGCTCGACGAGGCCTGCTACGACCTCCTGGCTTCGGAAGCGCGGCTGACCAGCCTGTTTGCGATCGCCAAGGGGGATCTGCCGACCGAGCATTGGTACAAGCTCGGACGGCCGATCGTGCCGATCGGTGCGCGCGGCGCGCTCGTCTCCTGGTCCGGCTCGATGTTCGAATATCTGATGCCGCCGCTCGTCATGCAGGAGCGCCAGGGCGGCATCCTGAACCAGACGAACAATCTGGTGGTGCAGGAGCAGATCAACCATGGCCGGCGTCTCGGCACCCCGTGGGGAATCTCCGAGGCTGCGTTCAACGCGCGCGACCACGAACTGACCTACCAGTACACCAATTTCGGCGTGCCGACGCTTGGCCTCAAGCGCGGTCTCGGCCAGAACGCGGTGATCGCGCCCTATGCGTCGATTCTCGCCTGCATGTACGATCCGAAGTCGGCGCTCGCCAATCTCGCGCGCCTGCGCGAGGTCGGGGCGCTGGGTGCCTATGGCTACCATGATGCGGTGGATTTCACGCCAACGCGGGTGCCCGAAGGGCAGAAATGCGCCGTCGTGCGCAACTATTATGCCCACCACCATGGCATGTCGATCGCCGCGGTCGCGAACGTCGTCTTCAATGGACAGTTGCGCGAATGGTTCCACGCCGACCCGGTCATCGAGGCGGCGGAACTGCTGCTGCAGGAGAAGGCGCCGCGCGACATTCCGGTGATGGCGGCCAAGCGCGAGCCCGAATCGCTCGGCAAGGGCCAAGCCGACCTGCTTCGCCCGGAGGTCCGGGTCATCGAAGACCCGCTGTCGCAGGATCGGGAGACGGTTTTCCTGTCGAACGGCCACTATTCGATCATGCTGACGGCGAATGGCGCCGGCTATGCGCGCTGGAACGGCCAGGCGGTCACCCGCTGGAAACCGGATCCGGTAGAAGACAGGACGGGAACGTTCATCTTCCTGCGGGACACCGTGTCCAGCGAGTGGTGGTCGGCGACCGCCGAGCCGCGCCGCATCGAGGGCGAGAAGACGCTGACCCGCTTCGGCGACGACAAGGCCGAATTCGTAAAGACAGTCGGCGATCTGACGAGCGAAGTCGAATGCATCGTCGCCACCGAACACGATGCCGAAGGCCGCCGGGTGATTCTGCTCAATACGGGCACGGAAGACCGCTTCATCGAGGTCACCTCCTATGCCGAGCCGGTGCTTGCCTATGAAGACGCCGACAGCGCGCATCCGGCCTTCTCGAAAATGTTCATCCGCACCGAGATCAGCCGGCAGGGCGACGTCATCCGGGTGTCGCGCAACAAGCGCGGCCCCGGCGATCCCGATATCGAGGTCGCGCATCTCATCACCGACAATGCCGGCAGCGAGCGCCACACCCAGGCGGAAACCGACCGTCGCCGCTTCCTCGGCCAGGGCCGCACTTTGTCGGAGGCCGCTGCCTTCGACCCGGGCGTGAGCCTGTCGGGCACGGACGGCTATACGCTCGATCCGATCATGGCGCTCCGGCGCGTCGTCAGGGTTCCGGCCGGCAAGAAGGTCAGCGTCATCTTCTGGACGATCGCCGCCCCGGACCGCGAGGCGGTCGACCGGGCGATAGACCGCTATCGCCACCCGGAAACCTTCAATCACGAACTCATCCATGCCTGGACCCGCAGCCAGGTGCAGATGCGCCATGTCGGGATCAGCTCGAAGGAGGCGGCGAGCTTCCAGATGCTCGGCCGCTATCTCGTCTATCCGGACATGCATCTTCGCGCCGACTCGGCGAGCGTCAAGAGCGGCCTCGCCTCCCAGGCGGCGCTATGGCCGCTGGCGATCTCCGGCGACTTCCCGATCTTCTGCCTGAGGATCAACGACGACGGCGATCTCAACATCGCCCGCGAGGCGCTCCGCGCGCAGGAATATTTGCGGGCCCGCGGCATTACCGCCGATCTGGTGGTGATCAACGAGCGCGCCTCGTCCTATGCGCAGGACCTGCAGCACACGCTCGATTCGATGTGCGAGAACCTGAGGCTGCGCGGCCTGTCGGACGGCCCGCGCCAGCACATCTTCGCGGTGCGCCGCGACCTGATGGAGCCGGAGACCTGGTCGACGCTGATCTCGGCTTCGCGTGCCGTCTTCCACGCCCGAAACGGCACGATCACCGACCAGATCGCCCGGGCCGCCGCCCTCTACGCAAAGCCTGCGGAAGAGGCGAAGGAGCGGCCGCAGATGCTGCTGCCGGTGAACCAGGATGGAGCCGGCGGACGGGAGGCGACCGTCTCCGGCGAGGATCTCGAGTTCTGGAACGGCTTCGGCGGCTTTGCCGACGACGGCCGCGAATATGTCGTGCGGCTGCGCGGCGGCGAAGCGACGCCTCACCCGTGGATCAACGTCATGTCCAACGAGGGCTTCGGCTTCCACGTCTCGGCCGAGGGGGCAAGCTTCTCCTGGAGCCGCAACTCGCGCGACTACCAGCTGACCCCCTGGACCAACGACGCCGTCGTCAACCGTCCGGGCGAGGCGATCTTCATCCGCGATATGTCCAGCGGTTCGGTGCTGACGCCCTATGCTTCGCTCTCGCGGCGCAAGTCGGCGATCTTCGAGGCGCGCCATGGCCTTGGCTATTCGCTCTTCAGGAGCAAGCAGGACGAGCTCGAGATCGAAGCGGCCCATACCGTGCACCGGTCGCTGCCGGCCAAGCTGGTTCGGCTGTCGATCGTGAACCGCGGTTCGGTGACCCGCAAGCTGCGCATCTACGGCTATGCCGAGTGGGTGCTCGGCAACAATCGCAGCCGCACCGCGCCTTTCGTGCTCAGTGAATGGCAGGCTGCTTCGAAGGCGCTTCTCGCGACCAATCCCTATAGCATCGATTATGCCGGACGGACGGCCTTCTTCGCCATCGACGGCGCGCCGGCGAGCTACACGGCGAGCCGCCGCGAGTTCCTCGGCCGGAGCGGCGCAATCCTTGCCGCGCAGGCCGTGCTGTCGGGGGCCGAGCTTTCCGGGGCGATGGAAGTGGACGGCGATCCCTGCGCCGCGCTTGCGACGGATCTCACCATCGAGCCGGGCGCCGAGCGGCAGATCACCTTCTTCCTCGGCGACGCCGACAGCAAAGACCAGGTGGACGGAATTCTCCAAGAATTGCGTGTCGGTTCCTTCGACGGAACGCTGGAGGCGTCGAAGGCCTTCTGGAGCGAGTTCACCGGCGTCGTGAAGGTGAAGACACCCGACCGGGCCTTCAACCACATGGTCAATCATTGGCTCCCCTACCAGAGCCTCGGCTGCCGGATCATGGCACGCTCGGCCTTTTACCAGGCGAGCGGCGCCTTCGGCTTCCGCGATCAATTGCAGGATACGCTCGCCTTCCTCACGCACCGGCCCGAACTGGCACGGGCGCAAGTGCTGAACGCCGCTTCCCGGCAGTTTGTCGAAGGCGACGTGCAGCATTGGTGGCTGCCGGGCTCCGGCGCCGGCGTCCGCACGATGATTTCCGACGACGTCGTCTGGCTCGCCTATGCGGTGGCGCACTATTGCACGGTCACCGGCACGAAGGACATTCTCGACGAGAAGCTGCCCTTCATTGTCGGGCCGGCGCTCGAGGAGGGACAGCACGACAGCTTCTACACGCCGGAAATCGCCGATGAGGTCGCCGACATTTACGAGCATTGCGCCCGCGCTCTCGATCTCGCCATCAAGCGGACCGGGGCCAACGGCCTGCCGCTGATCCTCGGCGGCGACTGGAACGACGGCATGAACCGCGTCGGCGAGGCCGGCGAGGGCACGAGCGTCTGGCTCGGCTGGTTCCTGGCGGGCGCCTTGCGGGCCTTCCTGCCTCATGCGCGCGAACGCAAGGACGAAGCCCGCATCGCGCGCTGGGAGACGCATCTCGATATCGTCAAGCGGGCGCTCGACGAGGCCGGCTGGGACGGCGACTACTATCGCCGCGGCTATTATGACGACGGCACGCCGCTTGGCTCGGCGGAAAACAACGAATGCAGGATCGATTCGATCGCGCAATCGTGGAGCACGCTCTCGGGCGAGGGTGACGCGGAGCGTTCCAGGCGCGCCATGGACGCTGTGTTGGCGGAACTCGTCGATCCGGAAAAGCGCATCGTCCGGCTGTTCACGCCGCCGCTCGAAAAGACCAAGCAGGATCCGGGCTACATCAAATCCTATCCGCCGGGCGTGCGCGAGAATGGCGGCCAGTATACCCATGCGGCCACCTGGGTCGTGCTGGCCTTCGCCACCCAGGGGCGGCCGGAGGAAGCCTGGCGGGCCTTCCAGATGCTGAACCCGATATCGCATGCGCGCAGTCGCGAAGACGCCGAGCATTACCGCGTCGAACCCTATGTGGTCGCCGCCGATATCTATGGCGAGGGCCCGATTGCCGGCCGCGGCGGCTGGACCTGGTATACGGGTTCGGCGGGCTGGCTCTACCGCGCCGGCCTCGAGGGCATCCTCGGCATTCGCCAGCGAGGCGACAGGCTGGCGATCCAGCCGGTCCTGCCCGAACAGTGGGACGGCTATTCCGCCGACGTCCGGCTGAACGGCGCCACGCACCGGATTTCCGTCAGCCGCGACAAAAAAACCGGTGGGGTGATCGTCAGCGTCAATAATAGTGTCACAAAAAACGCGCATGAAGGCATTTTGCTGTAA
- a CDS encoding LysR family transcriptional regulator, which translates to MKLSRRLVPDVTTLQAFECAARHGSFTQAAAELNLTQSAVSRQIKDLETQLGVLLFERVRQRVILSDAGQKFLPEVRRLLHQTEELMVRAMASARADSSLSVASLPTFGSRWLVPRLPDFLRRYPGTVLNIASRSAPFDFDEQNFDLAIHYGQPVWARATCSYLCSEVIVPVASPTLLAANSVEALEDIGGGPLLHLATRPKLWAQWFDANGIDSHGAYRGNRFDQFAMVIEAATAGLGFALLPRYLIEQELAAGTLRIVLDRPMQTENSYYLVVPEGKLENPISRAFREWISEQVG; encoded by the coding sequence ATGAAGTTAAGCCGACGACTGGTTCCCGACGTGACGACGCTGCAGGCCTTCGAATGCGCAGCGCGCCACGGCAGCTTCACCCAGGCCGCGGCCGAGCTCAATCTCACCCAAAGCGCCGTCAGCCGGCAGATCAAGGATCTTGAAACGCAGCTGGGCGTGCTGCTCTTCGAGCGGGTCCGCCAGCGGGTCATCCTCTCGGATGCGGGCCAGAAATTCCTGCCGGAAGTTCGCCGCCTGTTACACCAGACCGAGGAGTTGATGGTGCGCGCCATGGCCTCGGCACGGGCCGATTCGAGCCTTTCGGTCGCCTCGTTGCCGACCTTCGGCAGCCGCTGGCTGGTGCCGCGCCTGCCCGATTTCCTGAGGCGCTATCCCGGTACGGTGTTGAACATCGCCTCGCGCTCCGCACCGTTCGATTTCGACGAGCAGAATTTCGATCTGGCGATTCACTACGGCCAGCCGGTCTGGGCGCGAGCCACCTGCAGCTATCTCTGCAGCGAGGTCATCGTGCCGGTGGCAAGTCCGACGCTTCTCGCCGCGAATTCGGTCGAGGCGCTGGAAGACATCGGCGGCGGCCCGCTGCTTCATCTCGCGACACGGCCGAAGCTCTGGGCGCAATGGTTCGATGCGAACGGCATCGACAGTCACGGTGCCTATCGGGGCAACCGCTTCGACCAATTCGCGATGGTCATCGAAGCGGCTACCGCAGGTCTCGGTTTTGCCCTTTTGCCCCGTTATCTGATCGAGCAGGAACTCGCCGCAGGCACGCTGCGGATTGTACTCGATCGACCGATGCAGACGGAAAACAGCTATTATCTCGTCGTGCCGGAAGGCAAACTGGAAAACCCGATCAGCCGCGCCTTCCGGGAATGGATCAGCGAGCAGGTCGGCTGA
- the hglS gene encoding 2-oxoadipate dioxygenase/decarboxylase HglS: protein MKENSFVSADDIRSAFSAAMSAMYRNEVPAYGTLMELVAKVNADTLSADAALKERLEATDTLDRISEERHGAIRLGTPAELSMMRRVFAVMGMYPVGYYDLSTAGVPVHSTAFRPVGEASLKRNPFRVFTSLLRLDLIADETLRSEADAILKERRIFTPAAVELTEKADRDGGLDKKDAERFVAEVLETFRWHDKANVSADMYKRLHDAHRLIADVVSFKGPHINHLTPRTLDIDRVQALMPEYGIAPKAVVEGPPTRHCPILLRQTSFKALEEAVSFLDAGGGWKAGSHTARFGEIEQRGIALTPKGRGLYDRLLDESRRIVRPAADGSNARDYEAALADAFRGFPDSWAEIREAGLGYFSYSLTEKGRQTKLPGRRDLDRLIAEGLVQFDPIVYEDFLPVSAAGIFQSNLGDGAQQEFVASPNQKRFETDLGAAVLDEFAHYAGIEKASIEACLKALTAAVAAE from the coding sequence GTGAAAGAAAATAGTTTCGTGTCCGCCGACGATATCCGCTCGGCCTTTTCCGCCGCGATGTCGGCGATGTATCGCAACGAGGTTCCCGCCTACGGGACGCTGATGGAACTGGTGGCGAAGGTCAATGCCGACACGCTTTCGGCGGATGCGGCGCTCAAGGAGCGTCTCGAGGCGACCGATACGCTCGACCGTATCTCCGAGGAGCGGCACGGGGCGATCCGCCTCGGCACACCGGCGGAGCTCTCGATGATGCGCCGGGTCTTCGCCGTGATGGGCATGTATCCGGTCGGTTACTACGACCTTTCCACCGCCGGCGTTCCGGTGCACTCCACCGCCTTCCGCCCGGTCGGCGAGGCGTCGCTGAAGCGCAATCCGTTCCGCGTCTTCACCTCGCTGCTGCGGCTGGATCTGATCGCCGACGAGACGCTGCGCTCCGAGGCCGACGCGATCCTCAAGGAGCGCCGGATCTTCACGCCTGCCGCGGTCGAACTCACCGAAAAGGCCGACCGCGACGGCGGGCTCGACAAGAAGGATGCCGAGCGCTTCGTCGCCGAGGTACTGGAGACCTTCCGCTGGCACGACAAGGCCAATGTCAGCGCCGACATGTACAAGCGCCTGCATGACGCCCACCGACTGATCGCCGACGTCGTCTCGTTCAAGGGGCCGCATATCAACCACCTGACGCCGCGCACCCTCGACATCGACCGTGTGCAGGCGCTGATGCCGGAATACGGGATCGCGCCGAAGGCCGTCGTCGAAGGGCCGCCGACCCGCCATTGCCCCATCCTGCTCCGCCAGACGTCCTTCAAGGCGCTCGAGGAAGCCGTTTCCTTCCTCGACGCCGGTGGCGGCTGGAAGGCTGGTTCCCACACGGCCCGCTTCGGCGAGATCGAACAGCGCGGCATAGCGCTGACCCCCAAGGGCCGCGGCCTCTACGACCGGCTGCTCGATGAATCGCGCCGCATCGTGCGCCCCGCCGCCGATGGCTCCAATGCCCGGGATTATGAAGCGGCGCTCGCCGACGCATTCAGGGGCTTTCCGGACAGCTGGGCGGAAATCCGTGAAGCGGGTCTCGGCTATTTCAGCTATTCTCTGACCGAAAAAGGCCGGCAGACGAAGCTTCCCGGCCGCCGCGATCTCGACAGGCTGATCGCCGAAGGCCTCGTTCAGTTCGATCCGATCGTCTACGAGGACTTCCTTCCGGTCAGCGCCGCCGGTATCTTCCAGTCGAACCTCGGCGACGGCGCGCAGCAGGAATTCGTCGCAAGCCCCAACCAGAAGCGCTTCGAGACGGATCTCGGCGCCGCCGTTCTCGATGAGTTCGCCCACTATGCCGGCATTGAAAAGGCATCGATCGAGGCCTGCCTTAAGGCCTTGACCGCCGCCGTGGCCGCCGAATGA